One genomic window of Bradyrhizobium sp. CCGE-LA001 includes the following:
- a CDS encoding DUF2339 domain-containing protein produces the protein MFDGPFDVFALIIAIAAFFIAIKASSQAAELRRRLSSLEEMVYAQRPVQPPPVPAWVQAETPAPTQAEPPPLAPDAEPAPAPSITEAAEPPLEASPEAAPPPPLPAPAPGFEERLGTRWVVWIGGLALALGGFFMVRYSIEAGLLGPGVRVFLGGLFALALLSAGEWTRRKESISTIQALPIANIPAILTAAGTAVAFATIYAAYALYGFLVPATAFVLLGIVAMGTLAAALLHGPALAGLGVVGAFVTPILVSSGKPDYWALYIYLAIVTAASFGLARIRLWRWLAVTTIVFAVLWTFPGLDTGELQVAPHAFHVIAGFVLAALLVVCGFMFGPTIEDGEIEPVSSSSLGAYLFGAMLIVLSSAHADLALIAFALLVAGTLFVAWRAPAATGALGAAGAAVFIVFAEWAVRANPDMLVLPGGPIAGVGPTAIDGSVTLHLVTAAVFAAGFGIAGFLAQGRSNSAVIPVVWSAAAVATPIAILVALYARIAHLDRSIPFAILAVLLAAAFGAATEALSRRDDRPGLATSIALFATGTLGALALALTFALEKGWLTIALALMSLGTAWISLQRPIPVLRRLAAIFAAIVTARIGYDPRIVGDAVGTTPVFNWLLWGYGLPAASFWGASIFLRRRADDAPLRVVEAAAILFTALLAFMEIRHFATGGRMTAVPSLLEFALQVCITLAMAIGLERLRLRSGSLVHNVGAVALTAIAGVISVFGLLILENPLLFSGVNVGGLVFNLLLLGYALPAVLMLLLSYAVAGHRSVAYANTIAGGALVFALSYVTLEIRRFYHGPVLLYGGTTGAEQYTYSIGWLAFGVVLLGVGILVNSERARLASAAVIALTILKAFVIDMSTLTGVYRALSFMCLGVVLVAIGWLYQRILFRRQIAPPPAPQASS, from the coding sequence ATGTTCGACGGCCCGTTTGACGTCTTCGCGTTGATCATTGCGATCGCCGCCTTCTTCATCGCGATCAAGGCCTCGAGCCAGGCGGCCGAGCTGCGGCGGCGGCTGAGCTCGCTCGAAGAGATGGTATACGCGCAGCGGCCGGTGCAGCCGCCGCCCGTGCCTGCGTGGGTGCAGGCAGAGACCCCCGCACCAACGCAGGCAGAGCCGCCGCCGCTGGCGCCCGACGCGGAGCCTGCGCCGGCCCCGTCCATCACCGAAGCTGCTGAGCCGCCGCTTGAGGCGAGCCCTGAAGCCGCACCACCGCCGCCACTGCCCGCGCCTGCCCCCGGCTTCGAGGAGCGGCTCGGCACGCGCTGGGTGGTGTGGATCGGCGGGCTTGCGCTCGCGCTCGGCGGCTTCTTCATGGTGCGCTATTCGATCGAGGCCGGCCTGCTCGGCCCCGGCGTGCGCGTGTTCCTCGGCGGCCTGTTCGCGCTGGCGCTGCTGAGTGCCGGCGAATGGACGCGCCGCAAGGAGAGCATCTCGACCATCCAGGCGCTGCCGATCGCCAACATCCCGGCGATCCTCACCGCGGCCGGAACGGCGGTGGCGTTCGCCACCATCTATGCCGCCTATGCGCTCTATGGCTTCCTCGTGCCTGCGACGGCCTTCGTGCTGCTCGGCATCGTCGCGATGGGAACGCTGGCCGCCGCACTTCTGCACGGACCGGCGCTCGCGGGCCTCGGCGTCGTCGGCGCGTTCGTGACGCCGATCCTCGTTTCCAGCGGCAAGCCGGACTATTGGGCGCTCTATATCTATCTCGCCATCGTCACCGCCGCGAGCTTCGGCCTTGCCCGCATCCGGCTGTGGCGCTGGCTCGCTGTGACCACGATCGTGTTCGCCGTGCTCTGGACCTTCCCCGGTCTCGACACTGGCGAGCTTCAGGTCGCGCCGCACGCTTTCCATGTGATCGCCGGCTTCGTGCTGGCCGCGCTGCTCGTCGTTTGCGGCTTCATGTTCGGGCCGACGATCGAGGACGGCGAGATCGAGCCGGTGTCATCGAGCTCGCTCGGCGCCTATCTGTTCGGCGCGATGCTGATCGTGCTGTCGAGCGCACATGCCGATCTAGCGCTGATCGCCTTCGCGCTGCTGGTCGCCGGAACACTGTTCGTCGCCTGGCGCGCGCCGGCCGCGACCGGTGCGCTGGGCGCGGCCGGTGCAGCCGTCTTCATCGTGTTCGCCGAATGGGCGGTGCGCGCCAATCCCGACATGCTGGTGCTGCCGGGCGGCCCGATTGCCGGTGTCGGCCCGACGGCGATCGACGGCTCCGTAACGCTGCATCTGGTGACGGCTGCGGTCTTCGCAGCCGGCTTCGGCATTGCCGGCTTCCTGGCGCAGGGCCGGTCGAACTCGGCCGTCATTCCGGTGGTGTGGTCGGCGGCAGCGGTCGCAACCCCGATCGCGATCCTGGTCGCGCTCTATGCGCGCATCGCCCATCTCGACCGTTCGATCCCGTTCGCGATCCTCGCCGTGCTGCTCGCTGCCGCCTTCGGCGCCGCGACCGAAGCCCTCTCGCGCCGCGACGACCGACCGGGGCTCGCCACGTCCATCGCACTGTTCGCCACGGGCACGCTCGGCGCGCTGGCGCTGGCGCTGACCTTCGCGCTGGAGAAGGGCTGGCTCACGATCGCGCTCGCGCTGATGTCGCTCGGTACGGCCTGGATCTCGTTGCAGCGGCCGATTCCTGTGCTGCGCCGGCTAGCTGCGATTTTCGCCGCGATCGTCACTGCGCGGATCGGCTACGATCCGCGCATCGTCGGCGATGCCGTCGGCACCACGCCGGTCTTCAACTGGCTGCTGTGGGGCTACGGCCTCCCGGCGGCATCGTTCTGGGGCGCGAGCATCTTCCTGCGCCGCCGCGCCGACGACGCGCCGCTGCGCGTGGTCGAGGCAGCGGCCATCCTGTTCACCGCGCTGCTCGCCTTCATGGAGATCCGCCACTTCGCGACCGGCGGCCGCATGACCGCGGTCCCCTCGCTGCTCGAATTCGCTCTCCAGGTTTGCATCACGCTGGCGATGGCGATCGGGCTGGAACGGCTGCGGCTGCGCAGCGGCAGCCTCGTGCACAATGTCGGCGCTGTCGCGCTCACGGCGATCGCCGGCGTCATCAGCGTGTTCGGCCTCCTGATCCTGGAGAACCCGTTGCTGTTCTCCGGCGTCAACGTCGGCGGTCTCGTGTTCAACCTGCTGCTGCTCGGCTATGCCCTGCCGGCCGTGCTGATGCTGCTGCTGTCCTATGCAGTGGCGGGACATCGCTCCGTCGCCTACGCCAACACGATTGCAGGTGGCGCACTGGTGTTCGCACTCAGCTATGTGACCCTGGAGATCCGCCGCTTCTATCACGGCCCGGTCCTGCTCTACGGCGGCACCACGGGCGCGGAGCAATACACCTATTCGATCGGCTGGCTCGCCTTCGGCGTGGTGCTGCTCGGCGTCGGCATCCTCGTCAATTCGGAGCGCGCGCGGCTCGCCTCCGCCGCGGTCATCGCGCTGACGATCCTGAAGGCCTTCGTCATCGACATGTCGACGCTGACAGGCGTCTATCGCGCGCTGTCGTTCATGTGCCTCGGCGTCGTGCTGGTGGCGATCGGCTGGCTCTACCAGCGCATCCTGTTCCGACGGCAGATCGCACCGCCGCCGGCGCCGCAGGCGAGCAGCTAA
- a CDS encoding methyl-accepting chemotaxis protein — MSKLSIVFKLLTVLSVLVLSLAGVGVMAIGTMQNINAHTVEIAESWLPSVRALGSMRADINELRVALRLHLMQDTAEGKEAAEKRLAGLRERIEKSRRVYEPLINAAEERSLYEQWTKAWAEYLNGVQEVMALSRKSIGRFPTDANEMLQTKVAKMAQAADPLLQRGIELNNKGAELETKQAADSYALIFRVLVGVIVAAVVIAIGAAYYLVRDVSRGIASIIRPMQSLGEGDLLAEVPHRGEKTEIGAMADALQIFKEALIAKKAADEAARLDAEAKIERGRRVDAITRKFEAMIGEVVGTVSSASTELEASASTLTNTAQRGQELATVVAAASEEASTNVQAVASASEELSSSITEISRRVQDSARMAAEAVEQAARTNERVNALSQAAARIGDVVELINTIAGQTNLLALNATIEAARAGEAGRGFAVVASEVKALAEQTAKATGEIGAQVSGIQSATQESVSAIQEIGGTIERLSEVSAAIAAAVEEQGAATQEISRNVQQASVGTQEVSANITDVQRGAFETGEASVEVLSAAKSLATDSTRLKVEVAQFLESVRAA, encoded by the coding sequence ATGTCGAAGTTGTCGATCGTTTTCAAGCTGCTGACCGTGCTGTCGGTCCTCGTGCTCTCGCTCGCCGGAGTCGGCGTGATGGCGATCGGCACGATGCAGAACATCAACGCCCACACCGTCGAGATCGCGGAGAGCTGGCTGCCGAGCGTGCGAGCTCTCGGCTCGATGCGCGCCGACATCAACGAACTGCGCGTCGCGCTGCGTCTTCATCTGATGCAGGACACCGCCGAAGGCAAGGAGGCCGCCGAGAAGCGGCTAGCAGGCCTGCGCGAGCGCATCGAGAAGTCTCGCAGGGTCTACGAACCGCTGATCAACGCTGCCGAGGAACGCTCACTCTACGAGCAGTGGACCAAGGCGTGGGCCGAGTACCTGAATGGCGTGCAGGAGGTCATGGCGCTCTCGCGCAAGAGCATCGGGCGCTTCCCGACCGACGCCAACGAGATGTTGCAGACCAAGGTGGCGAAGATGGCCCAGGCTGCCGATCCGCTGCTCCAGAGAGGCATCGAGCTCAATAACAAGGGCGCCGAACTGGAGACGAAGCAGGCGGCTGACAGCTACGCCTTGATCTTCCGCGTGCTCGTGGGCGTCATCGTCGCGGCCGTCGTGATCGCGATCGGCGCGGCCTATTATCTCGTGCGCGACGTCTCTCGCGGCATTGCCTCGATCATCCGTCCGATGCAATCGCTCGGCGAAGGCGACCTCTTGGCCGAGGTGCCGCATCGCGGCGAGAAGACCGAGATCGGCGCGATGGCCGATGCGCTCCAGATCTTCAAGGAGGCGCTGATCGCCAAGAAGGCCGCCGACGAGGCAGCCAGGCTCGACGCCGAGGCCAAGATCGAGCGCGGCCGCCGCGTCGATGCCATCACCCGCAAGTTCGAAGCCATGATCGGCGAGGTCGTCGGCACCGTCTCCTCGGCCTCGACCGAGCTCGAGGCATCGGCGTCGACGCTGACCAATACGGCGCAGCGCGGCCAGGAGCTTGCGACCGTCGTCGCAGCGGCCTCCGAGGAAGCCTCCACCAATGTCCAGGCCGTGGCCTCCGCCTCGGAGGAACTGTCCTCCTCCATCACCGAGATCAGCCGCCGCGTTCAGGACTCGGCGCGGATGGCCGCGGAAGCCGTCGAGCAGGCGGCGCGCACCAACGAGCGCGTCAACGCGCTGTCGCAGGCCGCCGCGCGCATCGGCGACGTCGTCGAGCTCATCAACACCATCGCAGGCCAGACCAACCTGCTGGCGTTGAACGCGACTATCGAGGCCGCGCGCGCGGGCGAAGCCGGCCGCGGCTTCGCGGTCGTCGCGTCCGAGGTCAAGGCGCTGGCGGAGCAGACTGCGAAGGCGACCGGCGAGATCGGTGCGCAGGTGTCGGGCATCCAATCCGCCACCCAGGAATCGGTCAGCGCCATCCAGGAGATCGGCGGCACCATCGAGCGGTTGTCCGAAGTGTCCGCGGCGATTGCCGCCGCCGTCGAGGAGCAGGGCGCGGCGACGCAGGAAATTTCCCGCAACGTGCAGCAGGCCTCGGTCGGCACGCAGGAGGTCTCGGCGAACATCACCGACGTGCAGCGCGGTGCGTTCGAGACCGGTGAGGCCTCGGTCGAAGTGCTGTCGGCTGCGAAGTCGCTCGCGACCGACAGCACCCGCCTGAAGGTCGAGGTCGCGCAGTTCCTGGAATCGGTGCGCGCGGCCTGA
- a CDS encoding methyl-accepting chemotaxis protein, with protein sequence MSGISIRLTHKVMAIGLFGLVGLAAFGAIYEIGSLSQDASREIANRARAIADLNKQLSIEMLEARRNEKNFQQRRNESYAKAHGELMGQINRDFEEMERLTAAGGMRALSDKMKQAHAGFKRYAADFGAQVTAETRLGLNETLGLSGSLRTAVHDIEVKLKEIDDPRTTSWMLMMRRHEKDFMLRRDPKYVAEVKKAGVEFSKAIEVVAVPTAVMHDVTSKLQKYQSEFAAWAETAQQSAALDASMMKTFRDLEPMMVEVRTAVDAMYRQADAAEAATREAVRLWMAVAFGVTLVALAVIGFVLGRSISKALGAMVGAMTRLARGELSISVPGVGRRDEIGEMAGAVEVFRTNMADAERLRAEQAEADARGREQRKADMRRLADAFEGTVGEIVETVSSAATELEASSNTLTQAAERGNGLATTVAAASEEASANVQSVSAASEEMTSSISEISRQVQESARVADVAVDQAQRTNARIAELTKAAGRIGDVVSLINTIAAQTNLLALNATIEAARAGEAGKGFAVVATEVKALAEQTAKATGEIGQHIGAIQAATEDSVGAIKEIGDTIARMSEISSTIAAAVEEQGAATQEISRNIQNAAHGTSEVSENIGQVQRGAGETGAASAQVHSAARSLSQESNRLKSEVTRFLESVRAA encoded by the coding sequence ATGAGCGGCATTTCCATTCGCCTCACCCATAAGGTCATGGCGATCGGACTTTTCGGCCTCGTCGGTCTTGCCGCCTTCGGCGCGATCTATGAGATCGGCAGCCTCTCCCAGGATGCGTCCCGCGAAATTGCCAACCGTGCCCGCGCGATCGCCGATCTCAACAAGCAGCTCTCGATCGAGATGCTGGAAGCGCGCCGCAACGAGAAGAATTTCCAGCAGCGGCGGAACGAGAGCTACGCCAAGGCGCATGGTGAACTGATGGGGCAAATCAACCGCGATTTCGAGGAAATGGAGCGGCTGACGGCGGCCGGCGGCATGCGTGCGTTGTCCGACAAGATGAAGCAGGCCCACGCCGGGTTCAAACGCTACGCCGCGGACTTCGGTGCACAGGTGACGGCCGAGACCAGGCTCGGGTTGAACGAGACGCTCGGCCTCTCCGGTTCGCTCCGCACCGCGGTGCACGACATCGAGGTCAAGCTGAAGGAGATCGACGATCCCCGGACGACGAGCTGGATGCTGATGATGCGCCGGCACGAGAAGGACTTCATGCTGCGGCGCGATCCCAAATACGTCGCCGAGGTGAAGAAGGCCGGAGTTGAATTCTCCAAGGCGATCGAGGTCGTGGCCGTCCCGACGGCGGTGATGCACGACGTCACGTCCAAGCTCCAGAAGTACCAGTCCGAGTTCGCGGCTTGGGCCGAGACCGCGCAGCAAAGTGCCGCACTCGATGCCAGCATGATGAAGACGTTTCGCGATCTCGAGCCCATGATGGTCGAGGTGCGGACCGCGGTCGATGCCATGTACAGACAGGCCGACGCCGCTGAAGCGGCGACCCGCGAGGCCGTGCGCTTGTGGATGGCCGTTGCCTTCGGCGTCACCCTTGTCGCGCTCGCCGTGATCGGCTTCGTGCTCGGCCGCTCGATCTCGAAGGCGCTCGGCGCCATGGTAGGGGCCATGACGCGGCTGGCGCGCGGCGAGCTTTCGATATCCGTTCCCGGTGTCGGACGCCGCGACGAGATCGGCGAGATGGCCGGCGCGGTCGAGGTATTCAGAACCAACATGGCGGACGCCGAGCGGCTGCGTGCCGAGCAGGCGGAGGCCGACGCACGCGGGCGCGAACAACGCAAGGCGGACATGCGGCGGCTCGCCGACGCCTTCGAGGGCACGGTCGGTGAGATCGTCGAGACCGTGTCGTCGGCGGCAACCGAGCTTGAGGCGTCTTCCAACACGTTGACGCAGGCGGCCGAGCGCGGCAACGGGCTTGCCACGACTGTGGCAGCGGCCTCGGAGGAGGCCTCTGCCAACGTGCAGTCGGTGTCTGCGGCGAGCGAGGAGATGACCTCCTCGATCTCCGAGATCAGCCGTCAGGTGCAAGAATCGGCGCGAGTCGCCGACGTTGCCGTGGACCAGGCGCAGCGCACCAATGCGCGGATCGCCGAGCTGACGAAAGCGGCCGGCCGCATCGGCGACGTAGTCAGTCTGATCAATACCATCGCCGCCCAGACCAATCTGCTGGCGCTGAATGCCACGATCGAGGCGGCCCGGGCAGGCGAGGCGGGCAAGGGCTTTGCCGTCGTGGCCACGGAAGTGAAGGCACTTGCCGAGCAGACTGCGAAGGCGACCGGCGAGATCGGCCAGCACATCGGCGCAATCCAGGCTGCGACGGAGGACTCCGTCGGTGCGATCAAGGAGATCGGCGACACCATCGCGCGCATGTCCGAAATCTCCTCGACCATCGCCGCTGCGGTGGAGGAGCAGGGCGCGGCGACCCAGGAGATCTCCCGCAACATCCAAAATGCTGCGCATGGCACCTCGGAGGTATCGGAGAACATCGGTCAGGTCCAGCGTGGTGCCGGCGAGACTGGAGCGGCTTCGGCGCAGGTACATTCGGCCGCACGGTCTCTGTCGCAGGAGAGCAACCGGCTGAAGAGCGAGGTGACGCGTTTCCTGGAGTCCGTGCGAGCGGCGTGA
- a CDS encoding DUF6894 family protein, which yields MSLYFFRISTGRYSGAADQPYEFEDRAAAWTEMTEVCANLLGSIARGLKPNGEWRMELLDENKKPVFCISLVGETVMR from the coding sequence ATGTCGCTGTACTTCTTCCGCATCAGCACCGGCCGTTATTCCGGCGCCGCCGATCAGCCCTACGAGTTCGAGGACCGCGCAGCGGCCTGGACCGAAATGACCGAGGTCTGCGCCAATCTGCTCGGCAGCATCGCCCGCGGCCTGAAGCCGAATGGCGAGTGGCGCATGGAGCTGCTCGACGAAAACAAGAAGCCGGTCTTCTGTATCAGCCTCGTGGGAGAAACCGTGATGCGGTAG
- the acuI gene encoding acrylyl-CoA reductase (NADPH) has protein sequence MGTFKAIRIDKADKGTTAALTQFDEAELMDGDVTVRVEWSTLNYKDGLALTGKAPVVRRFPMIAGIDFAGTVEASSHPHWKAGDQVVCTGWGMGETHLGAYAEKARVKGDWLVALPQGLSARDAMAIGTAGFTAMLSVLALEKHGISPKSGPVVVTGAAGGVGSVATAVLSKLGYHVIASTGRASEADYLKHLGAAEVIDRNELSAPAKPLAKERWAGGVDSVGSTTLANLLSMTKYGGAIAACGLAAGMDLPSSVAPFILRGVCLLGIDSVMCPIEPRKAAWQRLASDLDRTKLAEITKEISLSEAPDWGAKILAGEVRGRIVVKIV, from the coding sequence GTGGGCACATTCAAGGCAATCCGGATCGACAAGGCGGATAAAGGCACTACCGCCGCTCTCACGCAGTTCGACGAAGCCGAACTGATGGACGGTGACGTCACCGTGCGCGTGGAATGGTCGACGCTGAACTACAAGGATGGCCTCGCGCTCACCGGCAAGGCGCCGGTGGTGCGCCGTTTCCCGATGATAGCCGGCATCGATTTCGCCGGCACGGTCGAAGCGTCCTCGCACCCGCATTGGAAGGCGGGCGACCAAGTGGTTTGCACCGGCTGGGGCATGGGCGAAACCCATCTCGGCGCCTATGCCGAGAAGGCGCGGGTGAAGGGCGATTGGCTGGTCGCGTTGCCGCAGGGCCTGTCGGCGCGCGACGCCATGGCGATCGGCACCGCCGGCTTCACCGCGATGCTCTCAGTGCTGGCGCTGGAGAAGCACGGCATCTCGCCGAAGAGCGGCCCTGTCGTGGTGACGGGCGCGGCTGGCGGCGTCGGCTCGGTTGCGACGGCGGTGCTGTCGAAGCTCGGCTACCACGTCATCGCCTCGACCGGCCGTGCCTCGGAGGCCGACTACCTGAAACACCTGGGTGCAGCCGAAGTGATCGACCGCAACGAATTGTCGGCGCCGGCAAAGCCTTTGGCCAAGGAGCGCTGGGCGGGTGGCGTTGACAGCGTCGGCTCGACCACGCTCGCCAACCTGCTGTCGATGACGAAGTACGGTGGCGCGATCGCGGCCTGCGGCCTGGCGGCCGGCATGGACCTGCCATCGTCCGTCGCACCGTTCATTTTACGCGGGGTGTGCCTTCTCGGCATCGATTCGGTGATGTGCCCGATCGAGCCGCGAAAGGCCGCCTGGCAGCGCCTTGCGTCCGATCTGGATCGGACGAAGCTCGCTGAAATCACTAAGGAAATTTCGCTTTCCGAGGCGCCTGACTGGGGCGCGAAAATCCTCGCCGGCGAGGTCCGCGGCCGTATCGTGGTAAAAATTGTCTAA
- a CDS encoding MFS transporter, producing the protein MSTQVGELQASRASNWRTPAVIILCGCAIGMLGFGPRSVLGFFVQPMSHEFAWGRDVFGLAIAVQNLLWGLGQPVAGAVADRFGLFRVMCVGALLYAGGLLMMRYSSTPLSLDIGAGVMIGFGLAGCSFNLVLSAFSKLLPAEKRGLALGAGTAAGSFGQFLFAPIGVALIDNFGWQQALSVFGFLMLLIIPLSLALSTPPVASTANTTPADEQTFTRALAEAFGHRSYVLLVLGFFTCGFQLAFITVHLPAFLVDSGITAQTGGWVIAAIGLFNIVGSLSVGYLQNSLPKRYILSTIYFTRALATLAFISFPITPFSAIAFGAVSGLTWLSTVPPTSALVALMFGTRWLATLYGFAFVSHQVGGFLGVWLGGIVFERFGSYTPIWWLSILFGVLSALINLPIVEKPVQRAVAQPA; encoded by the coding sequence ATGTCGACACAGGTAGGCGAGCTTCAGGCCTCACGTGCCTCCAATTGGCGCACCCCGGCTGTCATCATCCTCTGCGGCTGCGCGATCGGCATGCTCGGCTTCGGTCCGCGCTCGGTGCTGGGCTTCTTCGTGCAGCCGATGAGCCATGAGTTCGCTTGGGGCCGCGACGTGTTCGGCCTTGCGATCGCCGTCCAGAACCTGCTGTGGGGCCTCGGCCAGCCCGTCGCGGGAGCGGTCGCCGATCGGTTCGGCCTTTTCCGCGTAATGTGTGTCGGTGCTCTGCTCTATGCCGGCGGCCTGCTCATGATGCGCTACTCCTCGACGCCGCTGTCGCTCGACATCGGCGCCGGCGTCATGATCGGCTTCGGTCTCGCCGGCTGCTCGTTCAATCTGGTGCTGTCGGCGTTCAGCAAGCTCCTGCCGGCCGAGAAGCGCGGCCTTGCGCTCGGCGCCGGCACCGCGGCGGGATCCTTCGGACAGTTCCTGTTCGCGCCGATCGGCGTCGCGCTGATCGACAATTTCGGCTGGCAACAGGCGCTCTCCGTATTCGGCTTCCTGATGCTGCTGATCATCCCGCTATCGCTGGCACTCTCGACGCCGCCGGTCGCGAGCACTGCCAACACGACGCCCGCGGACGAGCAGACGTTCACGAGGGCGCTCGCAGAGGCCTTCGGCCACCGCTCTTACGTGCTCTTGGTGCTTGGCTTCTTCACCTGTGGCTTCCAGCTCGCCTTCATCACCGTGCATCTGCCCGCCTTCCTGGTCGATAGCGGCATCACGGCGCAAACCGGCGGCTGGGTGATCGCGGCGATCGGCCTGTTCAACATCGTGGGCTCGCTCAGCGTCGGCTACCTCCAGAACTCGCTGCCCAAGCGCTACATCCTCTCGACGATCTACTTCACCCGCGCGCTTGCGACGCTCGCCTTCATCTCATTCCCGATCACGCCATTCTCGGCGATCGCATTCGGCGCGGTCTCGGGCCTGACCTGGCTGTCGACGGTGCCGCCGACCTCCGCGCTAGTGGCGCTGATGTTCGGCACGCGCTGGCTTGCGACGCTCTACGGCTTCGCCTTCGTCAGCCATCAGGTCGGCGGCTTTCTCGGCGTCTGGTTGGGGGGCATCGTGTTCGAGCGCTTCGGTTCCTACACGCCGATCTGGTGGCTCTCGATCCTGTTTGGTGTGCTCTCCGCGCTGATCAATCTTCCCATCGTGGAGAAACCGGTTCAGCGGGCGGTTGCGCAGCCTGCCTGA
- the nadA gene encoding quinolinate synthase NadA — protein MPITGIYGPDDFANRPQGQTVNSVPPPTPRRPELALPTPSLDWTPTVERATASLYERVKHVIPPIEWPLMAPTIKAINELKRARNAVILAHNYQAPEIFHCVADIGGDSLQLAVEATKVKADIIVQCGVHFMAETSKLLNPDKTVLIPDSRAGCSLAASITGADVRLLREKFPGVPVVAYVNTSAEVKAEVDICCTSSNAVQVVESLNAPSVIFLPDRYLATYVASKTDVKIIAWKGACEVHERFTGDELRGLREADPTVQIIAHPECPPDVLAEADFTGSTAHMISWVRDKRPRRLVMITECSMADNVRAELPDVEMLRPCNLCPHMKRITLANILESLLTLREEVTIDPALASRARQSVERMINLKN, from the coding sequence ATGCCGATCACTGGAATTTACGGCCCCGACGATTTCGCCAACCGGCCGCAGGGCCAGACCGTCAACAGCGTCCCTCCCCCCACGCCCCGCCGGCCCGAACTGGCCCTGCCGACGCCCTCACTGGATTGGACGCCAACGGTCGAGCGCGCCACCGCATCCCTCTACGAGCGCGTGAAGCACGTGATCCCACCGATCGAATGGCCGCTGATGGCACCGACGATCAAGGCGATCAACGAACTGAAGCGCGCCCGGAACGCCGTGATCCTCGCGCACAATTACCAGGCGCCGGAGATCTTCCACTGCGTTGCCGACATCGGCGGCGACTCGCTTCAACTCGCGGTCGAAGCCACCAAGGTGAAGGCCGACATCATCGTGCAGTGCGGCGTGCACTTCATGGCGGAGACCTCGAAGCTGCTCAACCCGGACAAGACGGTGTTGATACCGGACTCGCGAGCCGGCTGCTCGCTCGCCGCCAGCATCACCGGGGCCGACGTGCGCCTGCTCCGCGAAAAGTTTCCTGGCGTGCCTGTGGTCGCCTACGTCAACACTTCGGCGGAGGTGAAAGCCGAGGTCGACATCTGTTGCACGTCGTCGAACGCGGTGCAGGTGGTCGAGAGCCTGAACGCGCCGAGCGTGATCTTCCTCCCCGACCGCTATCTCGCGACCTACGTGGCGTCCAAGACCGACGTGAAGATCATCGCCTGGAAGGGCGCCTGCGAGGTGCACGAGCGCTTCACGGGCGACGAGCTGCGCGGCCTCCGCGAAGCCGATCCCACGGTGCAGATCATCGCGCATCCCGAATGCCCCCCGGACGTGCTGGCGGAAGCCGACTTCACCGGCTCGACCGCGCACATGATCAGCTGGGTGCGCGACAAGCGGCCGCGGCGATTGGTGATGATCACGGAATGCTCGATGGCCGACAACGTCCGGGCCGAGCTGCCCGATGTGGAGATGCTGCGCCCCTGCAATCTCTGCCCGCACATGAAGCGCATCACGCTCGCCAACATCCTGGAGAGCCTGCTGACGCTCCGCGAGGAAGTGACCATCGATCCCGCGCTCGCGAGCCGCGCGCGCCAATCGGTCGAGCGGATGATCAACCTGAAGAACTGA